One Scophthalmus maximus strain ysfricsl-2021 chromosome 7, ASM2237912v1, whole genome shotgun sequence genomic window, ggaggaagacccCACTATGTTTTCTTCAAAGTTCCTCAGCGGGGCCAACCCCCTCAATGCTGTGTCCTCTGCTGTAAATAAGTTTGGCTTATTTGGAGATGATGGGGATGGTAATAAAAATCAGAAAGTATCTCCCCAGCAGGGGTTGAACCCTTCTGGAGAACAGCAGCCAGGAGCAGGCCCAGGCAAAGCTCCTCAACAGCAGCAGGGACCCCGAAGTTCAGGCCAGGGGCCCCCTATGCAAAAGAGTCAGCCACCTCATAAACAAGGGTCGCCTCAGCTGCATGGAAGTGGACAGGCTGGGCTCCTGAACAAGTCTGGTGGACAACAAGCTGCTCCAAAGGCAGGGGGGCCGCCTGGAGGCCAGATTAAAGGAGAGCCCCAAAAAAATCTACCTAAGGGCCCACTGCAGCAAGGTTCACCTAAGCCTGGAGCTCAGCAACAGATTCTGTCGAAGAATGGAGCACAACCAGAATCTCCAAAGGCATCATCTCAACATCAGGTTCCACTGAAGACAGGGATCCAACAACAAGGGCCTGCTAGGACTGGTACACAGCAGCAAGAACCTGCAAAGACTGGGGTGCATGGGTCCACAAAGGTTGGGCCACAAAAACCTGGCTCACAGCAAGTGCAACCTAAAGTAGGACAGCCACAGCAGGTGTCACCTAaaactggaaaacaacaacagggctCACCTAAACTTCCACAGCAACAACAGGGTTCCCCTAAAGTTGCACAGCAACAACAGGGCACATCGAAGGTGGGGCAACAGCAGCAAGGCCACAGGACAACAGCCCAACAGCAGTCGTCTGGAAACCCTGGGCCACAGCAACAAGGCCCTAACGGACCTAATGCACCTGGCCAGTCCCGGGCAGGGTCTTCATCACCCGCAACAACCAAAGCCGGATCTCATTCAAAAGCAGTCGCTATGTGTCTTTGCCCAGTGTGTAACACAACAGAACTAAATATGCATACCAAGGAACCATCTAACCATAAAACCTGTACACAGTGTAAAATGGAAGTGTGTAGCTTGTGTGGCTTCAGCCCTCCAGACTCTGATGTAAGTAGTGGCTTACTaagttgcttttgttttattccctTTAAGACTATACTTTGCTGAAACTGAATAAGATTGCATTTTATGTCCGTGAGGTATATATTACAGTAGATATTTTTTGCTTCCAATTTTTATGTGAAATTTTATTGCAATTCAGTTTAGTCTTAATTGGTGACATTTAACTCAATGGGAAGCTTTACTACCTATGTAGTATAGGATTTAGATTTACTGTTAGACTTGGCACCATTCCTACAGTATTTGCCATTATAACATTAGATATTATGCACATTTTTCAACACCCCTGTTAGATTTTCTTAAAATACATACGATTAAAATTGGTATTTGTTATAACAGataacaatttgttttgttatttaactgtttttaaggactgtatatataattttcttgtaaccttttacacatttcattttttctcttctttataGGGTGGTGAGTGGCTTTGTCTTACCTGCCAGATACAGAGAGCTCAAGGAACTTCTGAACCACTGGGACATCCCATGAAAAAGCAAACACCCAGCAAAGTTTCTTCTCAGAACCAAATGTCATCTCCTGCAGCACCTGTCAAAACAGACATGTCTGCACCAGGTTCACCGCAGAAAAAGCAGTCTACCATGGCAAACGTGTCGGCGAAGACTGAAGCAGCTAAAAGACCAGAAAGTCAAAAACAGGCCAGCTCAGCATCTGTTCAGAAAATGACGCCTGAGACCCAGGGAGCATCAGGGTCTCAAAAACCAGACCAGGCTAGTCAAACCGCACGCAAGCAAAGCAGCGCCACCCCAGCTCCCCAGCAGGAGTCAGGATCTGCAAAGTCTCAAGAGTCAGTGACTGGGaagatgtttggttttggttcCTCTATTTTCAGTTCTGCATCTACTTTGATAGCCTCAGCTGTTCAAGATGAGCCCAAGACTACACCACCATTTTCTCCCAAAATCCAGTctacaaaggaaacaaaacccACTTCAGaccaaaacaggaaacaagagcCACCCCAGCAAGCAAAGGCTTTAGCAGGACAGGCCAAAGTGGAAAAAGCTCCACCTGAGACTACGAAGGCTTCCCACAATCCTCCTAGAGCAGGCCAGTCCACCTGTCCACTCTGTAAGGTTGTGCTCAACTTGGACTCAAAGGATCTACCCAACTACAACACCTGCACTGGATGCAAAAGCACTGTCTGCAACCAGTGTGGATTTAACCCCATGCCAAATGTAAAAGAGGTAAGTCATGTAATATGTattgattgaatgaatgaatgaataataagaagaattgaaatgattataataactatacatttatttgtaatgCACTTTACATTAGAAACAAATCTCAAAGTGTTACAAggtaaaagcataaaaaaaagattaaaagctAACATCATAAAAATATGTGTATAAAAACAGCAGTCAGTAAGGTTAATCAAAAGTCATGGGTTCtgtcaaaaagaaatgttttaagacCTTTTTGAAAACCCTCAGTAGTAGACCCATGGTGCTGAGCTTAGTCCTGGGGAGGACTAATGAACTAAGGATCTAGGCAAATCTCTGCCCAGCTCTGGCGTCACTGACTTTCCCTTTTGTCATAAAAGTAAAAGCACTATGACTTACAGATTGCATAGTTACATAGAATTTAAAGAGAATTTATGCTTTGAAAACTGATTAGCTTATTTGCTAAATGTACACATTGTTAATTACCATTGTAGGAGTTTAGTCAAAGAAACCTGCTTTAAACGtgttatgaaaaacacacaccacatacagaaaatacaaacacttCATTTGGGATTATTTTGTAGGGAATACCACATGCAGGCTAAATGGACATGGCATCTTCACGTTATCCGAAGCACAAAGGACTTGACACTTGACTCTGTAATTCAATGCACACTTAGTTACTACAATTAGTAGACTACTTTGCCAAGGACAGTTCAAGGCTACTTGATCTTGTGATATTGTTGAAACTAATGGCTAAGACAGTGGTGAACCAAGATCAACATAGTAAGatccttttttgcattttcaagcTCTCTTTGGAAGTGGATGTTTTAACGAAAATAGTTTGAACATTGTCATTACTGTCACTTGTTTTTTATAACTTGTATGTAAGTGGCAGTGggagagtgttttgtttttcatacacttactgtggtgtcaatttctcatataatcatgtattaacatatattcacacaaaaacacaaacaaggacTGGGTTAGGTTGTGTCTTTGGTTTTGTGGTGTCTTCATACAGCTTGTCAAGATTACTTATGCCACATCAACCCCAATACAATACTATTTACAGAGTGAACTAACTGTCTTCCATATGCATGAGGCACTATTGcattgaattgcattttttcTGTTCAAAGAATAGGGCACCTCAACTATAATAGACACTGTAAAAGCCCAGGTTTCTATGTCTGCAAAATTTAAAGCTTTTTAGGATTATTTATAGGGTTATTAAACCATGCGCATGTttaataagttttttttttattgtgtttttaaggGAAAGCAGTGGCTTTGTCTAAACTGCCAAGTTAAACGAGCCACTGGATCAAGTGAACCTCAGAATGACCGATCTTTGGTCAGTTCATCTTTAAAAAGTACCACCACCGCACAGACAACACTACAAAATACTTTTGCACCAGGCTTTCCAGAGAGAAAAGGGTTAACACCAGCAGCACAACCAGCCAAGGCTGAAGTTGCTAAAGTCAGTCATAAAGAGGCCAACCCAGCTACTGGTCAGAAAACACCTCAGGAGAGCCGGAAAACTGGTCCTCAGAAACAACCAGACCAGAAGAGCCAAGTTAAACAACAAGATTCAGGAAGCTTCTTTAGTTTTGGGGGTTCTAAAATTCAATCAGATGCTGCAAAGCCttcagagtcagtgagtggGAAGATGTTCGGCTTCGGCTCCTCCATCTTCAGCTCTGCATCAACTCTGATTTCCTCAGCTCAAACTACACCACCAGTTTCTCCCAAAATGGCTGCTGCAAAGGAATCCCCcaagaaaccacaacaacaaagaaaaccagaGGAACCCCAGAAGGCCAAGATTCCTCCAACAGTACAGCCAATACAAGGCAATCCTCTACCAAAGCAAGATTCAGCTTCCCCAGTAACTTCCAAAGCAGGCCACTCTATATGTCCTCTCTGTAAACTGGAACTCAATGTGGGCTGTAAAGATCCTCCCAACTTTAACACCTGCACAGTGTGCAAAAAGACTGTCTGTAACCAATGTGGATTCAATCCAATGCCAAATGTTAAGGAGGTAAGATAAtaacttcatttcatttgataatTAATTTTGTTCCtgaatactgtatattacaaAAGTAACTGAAGTAACTTTAACTCTAATATTTGCTTGATGTATTTTAATTAATACTTTTAAGAATAATCAAGATATAACTGAtcatcgtttttctttttttcttgtttctcatTTGGCCTTATAAAGGTGACCGAGTGGTTGTGTCTCAACTGCCAGATGCAGAGAGCACTAGGAGCATCAGAGCCTCCAGGAACCCCCACGATGAAACCACAGGCCTCACCAAATAAAGTTATTGCATCGGCCAATGCTCTAAAGAAGGAAATTTCCCAAGTAGATAAACTTCAAGAGAAAGATATTCCAAAATCTGCTGAATCTAAAATAAAGGAAATCTCTGTACCAGACTCCCCTCAGAGAAAACCACCAACACCAGCTGAGCAGAGAGCCCAGGCTGAGGTTGTGAAAGGACCAGAAAGTCAGAAACATGTCAGCCCAGCTCCTGGTTGGAAAAATCCCCAGGACGGCCAGAAAAAAGGTCTTCAGAAACCATCAGACCAAGCAATTCAAGCTGGTCGTAAGCAGAGTTGTAGTGCATCAACTACACAAGAGGAATCTGGTGGGTTCTTTGGATTTGGTAGTCCTAAACCTCAACCTGATGCATCAAAGCCCAATGAATCACTCGGTGGAAAAATGTTTGGCTTTGGTTCTTCCATCTTCAGTTCCGCGTCAACTTTAATGAACTCAGATGTTCAAGATGAATCCAAAACAACACCACCAGTTTCTCCCAAGATGCCTGTTGCAACTACAAGCAAATCAACTCTTTCTCAGAAACAAGGACAGGAGAAGAAATTTGAGCAGGTCCAGCAGCCCAAGGCCTCTCCCTTACAAGCTAAAGCAGAAAAAGCTCCTCCAGAGCCTTCAAAGGGCTCGGCCCCAGCTGTTCCCAAAGCAGGGCAATCTACCTGTCCACTCTGTAAGGTGGAACTCAACTTTGACTCTAAGGAACCTCCCAACTACAATAACTGCACTGAATGCAACAACACTGTTTGTAACCAATGTGGATTTAATCCAATGCCAAATGTCACAGAGGTAATAATAGTAAGGATTACGCAATTTACATCAAATGACAATACAAAACTCTGAATTATAAAACACAGCAAGACATGTACATCATGAACTCATAAAGTAACTATTTTGATGTCAAAAAGTGATAGCCTACAGTTGTTTTAGATATTCTATATTtgaatttgttgtgttttcttgttgcAGGTAAAAGAATGGTTATGCCTGAATTGTCAGATGCAGAGAGCTCTTAGTGCATCTGAACTCACAGGACCTCCTATGGAATCTCCTGGTGCGGCAAACAAAATTTCTAAATCTGCTATAAATCAGAAAATACCAGAGGAATCTTCAAAGAAGGAATTATCCAAATCTGATGTACCTCAAAAGATAGAGACTCCAACACAGAATATAGTACAAAAGAAGGGGGGTTTCACACCTCCTCAGAagacacagacaacagcagTACCGCAGACAGCTAAGGCTGCTAAAGGGCCAGCAAATTATACACCAACCCCTGACCAGAAAAGTCATCTGGATATGTTCGGTACTTCAGGTTCTCAGAAACCAACTGATCACTTAAGTCAACCTGTACTAAAACAGAATAAGGTTACCTCAGATACACAGAAGATGTCAGGAAACCTATTTGGTTCAAGTGGTCCTGTAACAGGCCCTGATAATTCAAAAACGACAGAGTCCGTGACCGGGAAGATGTTTGGCTTTGGTTCCTCCATTTTCAGCTCAGCCTCCACTTTGATATCCTCTGCTGTTCAGGAAGAATCACGTACCACACCACCAGGCTCACGTAAGATGTCTGCCCCAGCACAAGTCTCTCCCAAGTTGTCTTTTCCCAAGATTTCTCCAAAAAGTACACCAGCAGTTTCTCCCAAAATGTCGCCAGCAAAAGAGGCCAAAACTGTTTCTCAGaagccagagcaggaaaagaaacaagaggATAAAACTTCCTCAAAGTCAGCAAAGGCAGAAACAGTGTCCCAAACACCCCCTAATGCAGGCCAGGCCACCTGTCCATTGTGTAATGCGGAGCTCAATATCAGCACTAGGGACCCTCCGAACTACAACATCTGCACTGAGTGCAAGTCCAATGTCTGTAACCAATGTGGATTCAACCTCATGCCCGTAGGAGAGGTAAGTGAGGGTAAACATTAACATCCTGTGGGAAAAAAGGGGTTATTCCGATATAAATTTAATGCATTTAGACtatatttgcacatttaaaaatattctgTATTTGTTCATTGCTGTATGATTTTTCCAGGTTCCAAAGCATTACATAACCAGCTGTTTATTGCATTTTAGGTAAAAGAATGGCTATGTCTTAACTGTCAGATGAAGAGAGCAGTCGGAGCATCGGAGCCCCCTGGGCTTCCCACAATGAAATCCCAAGCTTCACCAGGCAAAACTCCTTCACCTGCTTCAGTCCAGTTGAAGGATTCCTCCAAAACAACTACACCTCAAAAGAAGGACAGTCCAGGCCCTGCTGTACAAAAGAAAGAGATCTCGGAACCAGTCTCACCACAGATAAAACCGTCCACACCGTCAGTGCAATCAGGCAAACCTGAAGATCCTACTTCATCATTAAAACAGGCAAGCCAAGTGCCCGATCTTAAAACAACACcggaaagacaaaagaaagttACAATGGAACCACCTAATCAGACAACCCAACCTGAAAGTAAGCAGATTGATGCTACTTCAGCCACACAGCAAGAGTCTGGAGGTTTATTTGGCTTTGTTGGTCCTAAATCTCAACCTGATGCCACAAAGCCTACAGAGTCAGTGAGTGGGAAGACTTTCGGCTTTGGTTCTTCAATCTTCAGCTCTGCATCTACTTTGATAACCTCAGCAGTTCAGGACCACCCCAAGACTACTCCACCAGTTTCCCCCAAGATGTCTCCAGCAAAAGAATTCAAATCTCCTGCTGCCAAGAAGAAAGAAGATCAGAACAAGTCGGAACAACCACGGCAGACCAAGGCACCCCTATTGGCACAGGCCAAAGTGGAAAAAGCGTCAACAGAGCTCCAAAAGACTGCAGCAGGTTCCCAAGTAGCTGTCAAACCAGGCCAGTCTACCTGTCCACTCTGTAAGGTTGAACTGAACATCGGGTCAAAGGATCAGCCTAACTACAATGCCTGTACTGAATGCAAGAATACAGTCTGCAACCAGTGTGGATTTAACCCCATGCCAAGTGAAACAGTGgtaagaatataaatatatatagatgtatatatatatctatatatatatgtattgtaaTTTAATTCTAAGTGCTGGTAGGTTCTAGAGAGTTATCCCATGTTTaccagttttaatttttttgtttttgttttaatttatgcaatggAAACTTTAAACACTAAATCCAAACTTACTCTCTCATTTAATATATGACAGCTGTTGATATAAACATGAAAATTCCTACTCACTAGTTACATGAACATAAACCATTGGGtaattatatatgtaaataCCAAATAGTATGTAATGGAACCtttctttttcaattaatttaaaGGTAAAAGAATGGTTGTGTCTCACCTGCCAGATGCAACGGGCTCTTGGAGAAACACAGCCCCTAGGAGCCACTGTAAACTCTCAGATGTTTGCAAatcctcaaaagaaaaacatcaccaGCACACcgaaacaagaaaagaaagagccaTCAGCACCGCAGTCACCTCAAAGAAAACCGTCTATAACAGCACAGCCAGTTACAACTGAGGGTGCCAAGAGGATAGAGAAACAGGCAAGCCCAGTTTGTTCTCAGAAAATGCCAGAGGGGCCCCAGAAAACAGCAGCTATTAACAAGTCACCAGACCATGCAAGACAAACTGAACATAAGCCGAGTAATGCCACAGCAGTGACACAACAAGAATCAGGGGGTTTGTTCGGTTTTGGTAGTGGGAAAACTCAACTCAATGCTACAAAGCCTAAAGAGTCAGTGAGTGGGAAAATGTTTGGCTTTGGTTCTTCAATCTTCAGTTCTGCATCTACTTTAATAACGTCAGCTGTTCAGGACCAGCCCAAGACAACTCCACCGGTTTCTCCAAAGATGTCTCCTGCAAAAGAGTTAAAATCCCCTGCTGCCCAGAAGAAAGGAGATCAGATCAAGTCAGAACAGCCCCAGCAAACCAAGGCACCATCATCGACACAGGTCAAAAGCAAAGTGCCATCAGAGCCTTCAAAGGCTGCAGCAGGCTCCCAAAGCACTGTCAGACCAGGCCAATCTACCTGTCCACTCTGTAAGGTTGAACTCAACATCGGGTCAAAAGATCCGCCTAGCTACAACACCTGTACACGATGCAGGAATACTGTCTGCAACCAGTGTGGATTTAACCCCATGCCAAATGTGTCAGAGGTAAGTGGCATTTACTCAAGATACATGTatccacaatgtgtgtgtgtgtgtgtgtgtcagtctaaAAATTGATGATGTGGCAtactttcaaatgaaatatagaaatacaCTGTGCACACAGTACAACACACCTTCAGATGTACTGTGCTTACATTTAATTTTATCACAAATTCACACTAAATGTTAAACAGACATTAACTCAAAATAACATGGTTTGCCCACAGATGAAGGAGTGGTTGTGTCTGACCTGCCAAATGCAAAGAGCCCTCCCAGGAACAGAATCAGTAGATTCTGTTCCTAACAAAGTGCCCACACCTGCTGCTACCCAAAAAGTGGCCACTGCTAATCAGAAGACAGATTTAGtttccacaaaaaaagcagaagtgGCAGACAGTCCAACACCAGGTGTACCACAGAGAGATGAAACTAAAACCCCATTGCAAAAGGATATCACCCAAACATCAACTACTGCCTCACCAGTCCCAAAAGAGACCCAAGATACTATTTCAGCCCCAACAAAAAAGGATAAAACTGGTTCACCACCTGCACCTCCCACCAAAGTGACGACAGCTGTAGTCTCCGACCTCAATAAACCACTGTCTGCACAAGCTTCTCCTGTCATCACAGATGTTGAAATGTCTGTCCAAAAGATGAGGGATCTAACCCCACCAAGTTCTCCTGCAACTAAACAAGTACcaacaaagaaagaggagaaaccTGAAATAGTTCACAAATCAGCTGATCAAATATCAAAGTCATCTGATGAAGTACAGCCCCAACAACCCCT contains:
- the LOC124850125 gene encoding protein piccolo-like, which codes for MFSSKFLSGANPLNAVSSAVNKFGLFGDDGDGNKNQKVSPQQGLNPSGEQQPGAGPGKAPQQQQGPRSSGQGPPMQKSQPPHKQGSPQLHGSGQAGLLNKSGGQQAAPKAGGPPGGQIKGEPQKNLPKGPLQQGSPKPGAQQQILSKNGAQPESPKASSQHQVPLKTGIQQQGPARTGTQQQEPAKTGVHGSTKVGPQKPGSQQVQPKVGQPQQVSPKTGKQQQGSPKLPQQQQGSPKVAQQQQGTSKVGQQQQGHRTTAQQQSSGNPGPQQQGPNGPNAPGQSRAGSSSPATTKAGSHSKAVAMCLCPVCNTTELNMHTKEPSNHKTCTQCKMEVCSLCGFSPPDSDGGEWLCLTCQIQRAQGTSEPLGHPMKKQTPSKVSSQNQMSSPAAPVKTDMSAPGSPQKKQSTMANVSAKTEAAKRPESQKQASSASVQKMTPETQGASGSQKPDQASQTARKQSSATPAPQQESGSAKSQESVTGKMFGFGSSIFSSASTLIASAVQDEPKTTPPFSPKIQSTKETKPTSDQNRKQEPPQQAKALAGQAKVEKAPPETTKASHNPPRAGQSTCPLCKVVLNLDSKDLPNYNTCTGCKSTVCNQCGFNPMPNVKEEFSQRNLL